A part of Aspergillus oryzae RIB40 DNA, chromosome 7 genomic DNA contains:
- the rglA gene encoding putative rhamnogalacturonase B (predicted protein) yields the protein MLSRTILFSTSFLWVRVANAAFGITTSDDSYVIDAGSANPLKFTVSRSSCDITSINYYGSELQYSGTGSHIGSGLGSADVSAVEDGDYIKVTCDTDTLTQYFVVHNGDSVIHMATYTTEEPSVGELRFIARLNSELLPNEEPFGDVSTTSGGEAIEGSDVFLVDGETRSKFYSSQRFIDDQRHCVAGDAHRVCMILNQYETSSGGPFFRDINSNNGGSYNSLYWYMNSGHVQTEDRRQGLHGPYSMYFSRSGTPSTDIDTSFFANLDIKGYVATDGRGTVSGTASGADSSFKWVVHWYNADAQYWTYTSSDGSFTSPAMKPGDYTMVYYQGEYKVAETSVSVTVGSSTSKDISGSVETGDTIFKIGDWDGTPTGFRNAENQLRMHPSDSRMSSWGPLTYTVGSSELTDFPMAAFKGVNDPVTIKFTATSAQTGAATLRIGTTLSFAGGRPQATINDYEGSAPSAPTNLNSRGVTRGAYRGLGEVYDVNIPSGTIVEGENTITISVISGSSGDEFLAPNFIFDCVELFQ from the exons ATGTTGTCCAGaaccattcttttctcaacgtcttttctttgggtCAGAGTCGCCAATGCGGCCTTTGGAATCACCACCTCTGACGACTCCTACGTTATTGACGCTGGGTCGGCAAATCCTCTCAAATTTACGGTTTCCCGTTCGAGCTGCGATATTACCTCTATCAATTACTATGGCTCGGAACTTCAGTACTCCGGCACGGGCAGCCACATCGGTTCTGGCCTTGGAAGCGCAGATGTTTCTGCGGTAGAAGATG GGGACTACATCAAGGTTACCTGCGACACCGATACCTTGACACAGTATTTCGTTGTCCACAATGGCGACTCGGTCATTCACATGGCGACGTACACCACAGAGG AGCCCTCCGTTGGTGAGCTGCGGTTCATTGCCCGCCTTAACTCGGAGCTCCTACCGAACGAGGAACCGTTCGGCGATGTGTCCACCACTTCGGGCGGCGAGGCAATCGAAGGCTCGGATGTG TTCCTCGTAGATGGGGAGACCCGTAGCAAGTTCTACTCCAGCCAGCGTTTCATCGATGACCAGAGACATT GTGTTGCTGGAGACGCCCACCGTGTTTGCATGATCCTCAACCAATACGAGACTTCCTCTGGTGGTCCTTTCTTCCG TGATATCAACTCCAACAACGGCGGTAGTTACAACTCCCTCTACTGGTACATG AACTCGGGCCACGTCCAAACAGAAGACAGACGCCAGGGTCTCCATGGGCCATACTCTATGTACTTCAGCCGCAGTGGAACACCCAGCACCGATATTGACACATCCTTCTTCGCGAACCTGGACATCAAGGGCTACGTCGCTACAGACGGCCGCGGAACTGTATCCGGAACTGCATCTGGCGCCGACTCCAGCTTCAAATGGGTCGTTCACTG GTACAATGCCGATGCTCAGTACTGGACATACACATCTTCAGACGGTAGCTTCACTTCCCCGGCCATGAAGCCAGGCGATTACACCATGGTCTACTACCAGGGCGAATACAAGGTAGCCGAGACCTCTGTATCTGTTACAGTCGGATCATCAACAAGCAAGGACATCTCTGGATCCGTGGAAACCGGCGATaccatcttcaagatcgGCGACTGGGACGGAAC ACCAACCGGCTTCCGCAACGCAGAGAACCAACTGCGGATGCACCCCTCGGACTCGCGCATGTCATCTTGGGGTCCCCTTACCTACACCGTAGGAAGCTCCGAGCTCACCGACTTCCCAATGGCTGCCTTCAAGGGCGTTAACGACCCCGTCACAATCAAATTCACAGCCACTTCCGCCCAGACCGGCGCCGCTACTCTGCGCATCGGAACGACCCTCTCGTTCGCTGGCGGTCGTCCTCAGGCTACT ATCAACGACTACGAAGGCTCCGCTCCCTCTGCACCCACAAACCTCAACTCCCGCGGCGTCACCCGCGGAGCCTACCGTGGCCTCGGCGAAGTCTACGACGTGAACATTCCATCTGGAACAATCGTCGAAGGAGAGAACACT ATCACAATCAGCGTCATCTCTGGAAGCTCCGGCGATGAGTTCCTTGCTCCTAACTTC ATCTTTGACTGCGTTGAGTTGTTCCAGTAA
- a CDS encoding glycine decarboxylase subunit P (glycine dehydrogenase (decarboxylating)) codes for MAASWCALRGTRQLALRTRLRSAPSPIALRKATPSSPFRATHRALHTATQQPSRRPVYTSSVADHGDPHPRDLFQPLDTFPRRHIGPSPDAAKEMLATLDPPVASLDEFVKQVLPADILSKKDLKVTDPHAKTNLYRDNVGGGLGETDMLKLLDVYRKQIDVSGKTYIGTGYYGTIVPPVILRNVLENPAWYTSYTPYQPEISQGRLESLLNFQTLTADLTGLPFANASVLDEATAAAEAMTMSFATMPASKQKKPGKAYVVSHLCHPQTIAVMRSRAEGFGINLVIGDILADDFKLVKEQGDNLIGVLAQYPDTEGGIYDFQALSDNIHGAGGTFSVATDLMALTVLKAPGEFGADIAFGNAQRFGVPMGYGGPHAAFFACVDKYKRKVPGRVVGVSKDRLGNRALRLALQTREQHIRREKATSNICTAQALLANMSAMYAVYHGPTGLKSIAQRIMSMTSTLQAKLAALGYNVPIKTNVADGGAIFDTVTVELPTSQEADAIVAAAREQSIFLRRVNSTKVGISLDETSGRDEVKSILQVFATHASKGEVSIDGELGISPLPASLERTSEYLTHPVFNTHHSETEMLRYIRHLESKDLSLAHSMIPLGSCTMKLNATTEMIPISWPEFSQMHPFLPADVAKGYTQMIDDLEQQLADITGMAEVTVQPNSGAQGEFAGLRVIKKYLEAQGESKRNICLIPVSAHGTNPASAAMAGMKVVTIKCDTKTSNLDLEDLKAKCEKHKDELAAVMITYPSTFGVYEPGVKEACEIVHQHGGQVYMDGANMNAQIGLCSPGEIGADVCHLNLHKTFCIPHGGGGPGVGPIGVAEHLRPFLPSHPASEYLQSKRTESSSPPISAAPWGSASILPITFNYINMMGAKGLTHATKITLLNANYILSRLKEHYPILYTNENGRCAHEFILDVRKFKETCGVEAIDIAKRLQDYGFHAPTMSWPVSNTLMIEPTESESKAELDRFCDALISIRQEIAEVESGAQPREGNVLKMAPHTQRDLLSNEWNRPYTRETAAYPLPYLVEKKFWPSVTRVDDAYGDQNLFCTCGPVEETD; via the exons atggctgcatCCTGGTGCGCCCTTCGTGGCACTCGCCAGCTTGCTCTTCGGACTCGCTTGCGCTCTGCTCCTTCCCCCATTGCACTCCGCAAAGCTactccatcctctcccttcCGCGCCACCCATCGCGCCCTGCACACAGCTACACAGCAGCCGTCGCGGCGACCGGTCTACACAAGCTCAGTAGCTGACCATGGCGACCCTCACCCCCGCGACCTCTTTCAACCCCTCGACACCTTCCCCAGACGTCATATCGGTCCTTCGCCAGATGCCGCGAAGGAAATGCTGGCCACTCTTGACCCCCCAGTGGCGTCTCTCGACGAATTCGTAAAGCAGGTGCTTCCCGCAGACATTCTGTCCAAGAAGGACTTGAAGGTTACTGATCCTCACGCTAAAACGAATCTGTACCGGGATAATGTGGGCGGTGGTCTTGGAGAGACCGATATGCTGAAGCTCTTGGATGTCTACCGGAAGCAAATTGATGTTTCTGGCAAAACCTACATCGGAACTGGTTATTACGGTACAATTGTGCCTCCTGTGATCCTCCGCAATGTGCTGGAGAACCCCGCATGGTACACAAGCTACACCCCCTACCAGCCCGAGATCAGCCAGGGTCGTCTGGAATCACTCCTGAACTTCCAAACATTGACTGCCGACTTGACGGGCTTGCCATTCGCCAATGCCTCCGTTCTGGACGAAGCTACCGCTGCTGCCGAGGCGATGACCATGTCTTTCGCTACTATGCCTGCTtcaaaacagaagaagcccgGTAAGGCTTACGTTGTTTCGCATCTTTGCCACCCTCAGACAATCGCCGTGATGCGGTCGCGCGCCGAGGGTTTCGGCATCAACCTGGTTATCGGTGACATTCTGGCGGATGATTTCAAGTTGGTGAAAGAACAAGGCGACAATCTTATTGGTGTGCTTGCTCAATATCCGGACACTGAGGGTGGCATCTATGACTTCCAGGCCTTGAGCGACAATATTCATGGCGCTGGCGGTACCTTCAGCGTCGCCACCGACTTGATGGCTTTGACCGTTTTGAAGGCACCCGGAGAGTTTGGAGCTGATATTGCGTTCGGTAATGCCCAGAGATTCGGTGTTCCTATGGGATACGGTGGTCCACACGCAGCATTCTTCGCTTGTGTAGACAAGTACAAGCGTAAGGTTCCTGGCCGTGTTGTGGGTGTCTCCAAAGATCGTCTCGGCAATCGTGCTTTGAGATTGGCTCTGCAGACCCGAGAGCAGCATATCCGCCGTGAGAAAGCCACTAGCAACATCTGCACTGCACAGGCCCTTCTCGCCAACATGAGCGCCATGTATGCTGTTTACCACGGCCCGACTGGCCTGAAATCTATTGCTCAACGCATCATGTCCATGACTTCGACCTTGCAGGCGAAGCTTGCTGCTTTGGGCTATAACGTTCCGATCAAGACTAACGTCGCCGATGGCGGTGCGATTTTCGACACCGTTACTGTAGAGTTGCCCACCAGCCAAGAGGCGGACGCCATTGTTGCAGCTGCCCGGGAACAGTCTATATTCCTCCGCCGCGTGAACTCTACCAAGGTTGGTATCTCTCTTGATGAGACTAGCGGCCGGGACGAAGTCAAGTCCATTTTGCAGGTGTTTGCTACCCATGCTTCCAAGGGAGAAGTGTCCATCGATGGGGAGCTTGGTATCTCCCCTCTTCCGGCCAGCCTTGAGCGGACTTCCGAATATCTGACTCACCCGGTATTCAACACCCACCACTCGGAGACGGAAATGCTCCGGTATATCCGCCATCTGGAGTCCAAGGACCTGTCTCTGGCTCACTCTATGATCCCTCTGGGCTCTTGCACTATGAAGCTCAACGCAACCACCGAGATGATCCCTATCTCTTGGCCTGAGTTCTCTCAGATGCACCCCTTCTTGCCCGCAGATGTCGCGAAGGGTTACACCCAGATGATCGATGATCTGGAACAGCAACTTGCCGACATCACCGGTATGGCTGAAGTCACTGTCCAGCCTAACTCTGGCGCCCAGGGTGAGTTTGCGGGTCTGCGTGTCATCAAGAAGTATCTGGAGGCTCAAGGCGAGTCCAAGCGCAACATCTGTCTGATTCCCGTGTCTGCTCATGGCACAAACCCCGCCAGTGCCGCCATGGCTGGCATGAAGGTTGTTACCATTAAGTGTGACACCAAGACCAGCAATTtggatcttgaagatctcAAGGCTAAGTGTGAGAAGCACAAGGATGAGCTGGCCGCTGTTATGATCACCTATCCTAGCACTTTTGGTGTGTACGAGCCTGGTGTCAAGGAGGCCTGCGAGATCGTGCACCAGCATGGTGGACAGGTCTACATGGATGGCGCCAACATGAACGCCCAGATTGGTCTCTGCTCTCCTGGCGAGATCGGTGCGGATGTCTGCCATCTTAACCTGCACAAGACCTTCTGTATCCCTCACGGTGGCGGTGGTCCTGGTGTTGGTCCTATCGGTGTTGCAGAGCACCTGCGCCCCTTCCTGCCGTCTCACCCGGCCAGCGAATACCTTCAGTCTAAGCGTACGGAATCCTCCTCGCCCCCGATCAGCGCTGCTCCTTGGGGTAGCGCCAGCATCCTGCCCATCACCTTCAACTACATCAACATGATGGGTGCCAAGGGTCTTACCCATGCGACAAAGATCACCCTGCTCAACGCCAACTACATTCTCTCCCGTCTGAAGGAACACTACCCTATCCTGTACACCAATGAGAACGGCCGCTGCGCCCACGAGTTCATCCTCGATGTCCGCAAGTTTAAGGAGACCTGCGGCGTTGAGGCCATCGATATTGCCAAGCGTCTCCAGGATTATGGCTTCCATGCCCCGACCATGTCCTGGCCCGTGTCCAACACCCTCATGATCGAACCCACCGAGTCGGAGAGCAAGGCGGAGCTGGATCGATTTTGCGATGCTCTGATCTCCATTCGGCAGGAGATTGCCGAGGTGGAGAGCGGCGCGCAGCCACGTGAGGGCAACGTGCTGAAGATGGCTCCTCACACTCAGCGCGATCTTTTGTCCAACGAGTGGAACCGCCCGTACACCCGGGAGACGGCCGCTTACCCCTTGCCGTACCttgtggagaagaagttctgGCCTTCAGTGACTCGGGTGGATGATG CTTACGGTGACCAAAACCTGTTCTGCACTTGCGGTCCTGTGGAGGAGACTGACTAG
- a CDS encoding uncharacterized protein (predicted protein), with protein MGIPDDILLADAAGRIPSGMSLEYLAESRDCPAIVGIIFLVCFTGVIMIVRLYARIWLVKKLGLDDVLAILTMMIYISFVVLSLVLIDLGSGRHMDYIQYVLAMPTVRQTEVLDFVAHVLYTTALFFCRLSGLAFYHRLAARSSKLHLAIKIAAGFLFAAYLPQLFLIIFHCRPVTGLWPYPWQEEPISYNCLTWGLVYSVNSGVSLTCDVLMFIIPTILIKELHVSMKRKAQLSLVMFPGVLVIVISAVRVYFVAVGQWADDGSWAYDPMMVIENAEIAGTLIALSVPALKPVFGNIFTHLTEYTLSTRNRSNMKSQSKPTSGIKSRARDSKRLLSWSKHGYDDYEMMSSETNIPPSGPVQSTEPGSPGNKSIGVTTEVSIFHGQQEADQRHIV; from the exons ATGGGCATTCCCGATGACATTCTCCTCGCGGATGCCGCGGGGAGGATCCCTTCTGGGATGTCGCTCGAGTACCTCGCCGAGTCGCGCGATTGCCCGGCCATTGTGGGCATCATATTTCTGGTGTGCTTCACCGGGGTGATCATGATAGTGCGTCTCTACGCACGGATATGGCTTGTCAAGAAACTCGGTCTCGACGATGTTCTGGCTATTCTCACTATG atgatatatatctccTTTGTTGTTCTGTCTCTCGTTTTGATTGATTTGGGAAGTGGTCGCCATATGGATTACATCCAGTATGTTCTGGCGATGCCCACGGTGCGTCAGACTGAGGTTCTGGATTTCGTTGCGCACGTTCTCTACACCACTGCTCTGTTCTTTTGTCGACTATCGGGTTTGGCGTTTTACCACCGCCTGGCTGCACGCTCCAGCAAACTACACCTCGCGATCAAGATTGCAGCCGGCTTCCTATTCGCCGCGTATCTTCCTCAGCTGTTTCTAATAATATTCCACTGTCGACCTGTAACCGGACTATGGCCTTACCCCTGGCAGGAAGAGCCAATCAGCTACAATTGTCTCACTTGGGGTCTGGTCTATTCAGTCAACTCCGGTGTTTCATTGACTTGCGACGTGCTCATGTTTATTATCCCGACCATCCTTATCAAGGAACTCCATGTCTCcatgaagaggaaggccCAACTCTCTCTCGTTATGTTTCCAGGTGTCCT TGTCATTGTCATTTCCGCTGTCCGCGTTTACTTTGTCGCAGTGGGCCAATGGGCTGATGACGGTAGTTGGGCCTACGATCCCATGATGGTCATTGAGAATGCTGAGATTGCAGGCACCTTGATTGCGCTGTCTGTGCCGGCCCTGAAGCCTGTCTTTGGGAACATATTCACTCATCTGACCGAGTACACGCTCTCGACGCGCAACCGGTCTAATATGAAAAGCCAATCGAAGCCTACATCCGGGATAAAGTCTAGGGCTAGAGACAGTAAGCGCCTGCTATCTTGGTCCAAGCACGGTTATGACGACTACGAGATGATGAGCTCGGAGACTAATATACCCCCAAGTGGCCCGGTGCAGTCGACGGAACCGGGTAGCCCGGGGAATAAGAGCATCGGAGTGACCACTGAAGTCTCGATATTCCATGGACAGCAGGAGGCGGACCAGAGACATATTGTGTAG
- a CDS encoding putative phthalate transporter (permease of the major facilitator superfamily) produces MSYSSSEKDPGADTRIEDVNQPALNDVDYDEEYTYAEQRKIIHRVDRRLVTITGLAYCVSLMDRTNLSMAAVAGMTKDLGLTIGTRYSVMVLIFFVPYVIFQPPMTVITRKIGPTYFLGTIVILWGAILVGMGFAKNWKHMVATRALLGILEAGYFPGCVYLLSSWYTRFDVQKRFSVFYLIGCVASALSGILAFGLMQMGGLQDLEGWRWIFIMEGVITGVIGILTITFLVDFPDKAHKSWRFLNEKECAFIVRRINRDRSDGDVEPFSLKRFLSPALDLKIWGFAMIFFCTTTVTYAIAYFLPIILERGMGFSTAAAQCLIAPPYVFAGIVMYATAWIGDKYRLRGAIVVFNALLCIIGLPIMGFAKGNAARYVGVFFAVAGANSNIPACMAYQANNVRGQWTRAFSSATLVGFGGIGGIVSSLVFRSQDAPGYRPGMWTTIACNLLMLVIVAAMSLWFRRSNREADRGERVIEGSPEFRYTI; encoded by the exons atgtcataTTCAAGCAGCGAAAAGGATCCCGGTGCAGACACCAGGATTGAAGACGTCAATCAACCTGCCCTGAACGATGTTGACTACGATGAAGAATACACATATGCAGAGCAGCGTAAGATTATCCACCGGGTGGATAGACGTCTTGTCACCATTACGGGTTTAGCATATTGTGTGTCCCTCATGGACAGGACAAATCTGAGCATGGCTGCTGTCGCGGG CATGACCAAGGACCTGGGTTTGACAATTGGAACCCGATAT TCCGTCAtggtcctcatcttcttcgttcctTATGTGATCTTCCAGCCACCCATGACAGTTATAACACGGAAGATAGGTCCTACCTACTTCTTGGGAACCATTGTTATTCTTTGGGGGGCAATTCTAGTT GGCATGGGATTTGCAAAGAATTGGAAGCATATGGTCGCGACGCGTGCACTGCTGGGTATACTTGAAGCAG GCTACTTCCCCGGTTGTGTATATCTTTTGTCAAGCTGGTACACTCGGT TTGACGTGCAAAAACGGTTCTCGGTCTTCTACTTAATCGGTTGCGTAGCATCAGCATTGTCTGGTATTCTTGCTTTTGGGCTGATGCAGATGGGCGGGCTTCAGGATCTGGAAGGCTGGAGATGGATATTTATCATGGAAGGCGTG ATCACAGGGGTGATTGGCATCCTGACCATCACCTTTCTGGTTGACTTCCCTGATAAGGCGCACAAGTCTTGGAGGTTTCTtaatgagaaagaatgcgCGTTCATCGTCCGCCGTATCAACCGGGATCGTTCTGATGGAGACGTGGAGCCCTTCTCTCTCAAGCGCTTCCTGTCACCTGCCCTCGACCTGAAGATCTGGGGGTTTGCAATGATATTCTT CTGCACTACGACCGTCACGTATGCCATCGCATATTTCCTCCCGATCATCCTTGAACGGGGTATGGGGTTTAGTACCGCTGCCGCACAATGTTTAATTGCGCCACCCTATGTGTTCGCCGGAATCGTGATGTACGCAACCGCCTGGATTGGTGATAAATATCGCCTACGAGGAGCAATCGTCGTCTTCAACGCTTTACTCTGTATTATTGGACTTCCCATTATGGGCTTTGCGAAAGGCAATGCTGCGCGGTACGTGGGCGTATTCTTCGCTGTGGCCGGTGCCAACTCCAACATCCCAGCTTGTATGGCATATCAAGCGAACAATGTCCGTGGTCAATGGACCCGTGCATTTTCTAGTGCTACATTGGTGGGATTTGGTGGCATCGGAGGAATTGTGAGTAGCTTGGTCTTTAGGTCTCAGGATGCACCTGGATACCGACCGGGCATGTGGACGACTATTGC ATGCAATCTCCTCATGTTAGTCATTGTGGCCGCGATGAGCTTGTGGTTCCGCCGGTCGAACAGAGAAGCGGACCGGGGGGAGCGTGTCATCGAGGGGTCTCCAGAGTTTCGGTATACGATATAA
- a CDS encoding uncharacterized protein (predicted protein) codes for MPHMKDWNVPILLGTNTDEGTSFGTTGTDTDEECIEQLISSKRWVLNREQATKLLTFYPNDPALGCPYGWGNTTWPNLGLMYKRYESMAGDLTMVGPRRLLAQNMVKYRNEVYSYRWDVPALNTSSTIGVGHFAEIPFVFANPVQNITALGDDPARLELGNLAARMWTSFVVDLDPNGHNGMCLIIIEKLDIGRNLTYAVANIPQWPQYSQETSNFVFRLPKDGSYIETDTYRADGIDYINSIPR; via the exons ATGCCGCATATGAAGGACTGGAATG TCCCTATCCTCCTGGGAACAAACACAGACGAGGGAACTAGTTTCGGCACGACAGGGACGGATACAGATGAAGAGTGTATCGAGCAGCTTATAT CCTCAAAACGTTGGGTTCTTAATCGTGAGCAAGCCACCAAACTGCTTACATTCTATCCAAATGACCCTGCCCTGGGATGCCCATATGGATGGGGGAATACGACATGGCCAAATCTGGGACTCATGTATAAGCGATATGAGTCGATGGCAGGCGACCTTACCATGGTCGGACCGAGGCGCCTCCTCGCGCAAAATATGGTTAAGTATAGAAATGAGGTTTACTCTTATAGATGGGACGTACCCGCTTTGAATACATCCAGCACTATTGGGGTGGGTCACTTTGCAGAG ATTCCCTTTGTGTTCGCCAATCCGGTCCAGAATATTACAGCACTGGGAGACGATCCCGCCCGCCTTGAGCTTGGTAACCTGGCTGCTCGAATGTGGACTTCATTTGTTGTCGATTTAGACCCCAATGGACATAACGGTATGTGCCTTATTATCATTGAAAAATTGGATATAGGTAGAAACCTAACATACGCAGTTGCAAATATTCCCCAATGGCCACAGTATTCCCAGGAAACATCGAACTTCGTGTTCCGCCTACCCAAGGATGGAAGCTATATCGAGACCGACACTTACCGAGCGGATGGCATTGACTATATCAACAGTATCCCCAGGTAG
- a CDS encoding chlorohydrolase family protein (atrazine chlorohydrolase/guanine deaminase), which translates to MAPAYIVFVGVFVHLPRSTSKALAIQQGALWVSVADGRIKGADWTVITESDLRDFLKEKSWVLEDAPRYKSGTRVKIVRAREEHNEFFFPGFIDTHIHAPQYPNNGLFGSTTLLDWLKQYTFPMEASFGSSLSNIPSPRAFRVYNQVVSRTLANGTTFASYFATIHVSATNLLATLCHKRGQRALIGRVCMDNPNFSEPYYIDPSTEESVELNKEVISYIHSIDPQGTMIKPIITPRFALTCTPKAMRGLADLASSYEPPLHIQTHISENTQEILDVHCQFPSAKSYADVYDTYGLLTPRTILAHGVHLSPDEQDLIHDRGAKVSHCPASNSALGSGICPVRKLLDKGITVGLGTDVSGGYSPSILEAVRQACLVSRLLRHVEPASEGDEGKKLVLSVEEALYLATRGGAAAVNMENDIGGFDDGMLFDAQLIHLGRFLPASRYDNGESQVDVFGWETWEEKIHKWVWSGNDRNVKGVWVGGKLVHGEDAVEGEIRSGWWTWVLSAGVVGVGAVVALRRLRL; encoded by the exons ATGGCCCCCGCATATATTGTCTTCGTCGGTGTATTCGTGCATCTTCCCCGTTCAACGTCGAAGGCCCTCGCTATCCAACAGGGGGCTTTATGGGTTTCCGTCGCCGATGGCCGAATCAAGGGTGCCGACTGGACTGTCATCACTGAAAGTGATCTGCGCGActttttgaaagaaaaaagctgGGTCTTAGAGGATGCTCCTCGATATAAATCCGGGACGAGAGTAAAGATCGTCCGGGCGAGAGAAGAACATAATgaattcttctttcctggGTTCATTG ACACTCACATTCACGCACCTCAGTATCCCAACAATGGACTCTTTGGTTCCACTACCCTCCTTGACTGGCTAAAGCAGTATACCTTCCCAATGGAGGCTTCATTCGGGAGCTCGCTTTCCAACATCCCGTCCCCCAGGGCGTTCAGGGTCTACAATCAGGTCGTCTCGCGCACTCTGGCTAACGGCACAACCTTCGCCTCATACTTCGCCACCATTCATGTCTCAGCTACGAATTTGCTGGCGACGCTCTGCCACAAACGCGGCCAGCGTGCCCTCATCGGCCGCGTTTGCATGGACAATCCGAACTTCTCTGAGCCCTACTATATTGACCCCTCAACCGAAGAATCCGTCGAGCTAAACAAGGAAGTCATCTCGTACATCCACTCCATCGATCCGCAAGGAACCATGATAAAGCCGATCATTACCCCTCGCTTTGCATTAACATGCACCCCGAAGGCAATGCGTGGTCTAGCCGATCTAGCCTCTTCTTACGAACCCCCACTGCACATCCAAACGCACATATCTGAGAATACACAAGAGATCCTCGACGTCCACTGCCAATTCCCAAGTGCCAAGAGCTACGCCGACGTGTACGACACATACGGCCTTCTAACACCACGAACGATCCTCGCCCACGGCGTCCATCTATCACCCGACGAGCAAGATCTTATCCACGACCGAGGCGCCAAGGTCTCTCACTGTCCCGCGTCAAACTCTGCCCTAGGGTCTGGCATCTGTCCCGTTCGCAAGCTCCTCGACAAGGGAATCACTGTCGGTCTCGGCACGGATGTTAGCGGCGGGTATAGCCCCAGTATCTTGGAAGCCGTCCGACAAGCGTGTCTCGTATCCCGGTTACTTCGGCATGTGGAACCGGCCagcgaaggagatgaaggaaagaaactcGTCCTGAGCGTGGAAGAGGCTCTGTACCTGGCTACACGTGGGGGCGCAGCTGCGGTCAATATGGAGAACGATATCGGTGGATTCGACGACGGCATGCTGTTCGATGCGCAGCTGATCCATCTGGGGCGGTTCTTACCTGCGAGCCGGTATGACAATGGCGAAAGCCAAGTTGATGTCTTTGGATGGGAGAcgtgggaagagaagatccaCAAGTGGGTGTGGAGTGGTAATGATCGTAATGTTAAGGGTGTCTGGGTTGGAGGAAAGCTGGTGCATGGGGAGGATGCTGTGGAGGGTGAAATTCGGTCTGGTTGGTGGACTTGGGTTTTGAGCGCTGGTGTTGTGGGCgttggtgctgttgttgctcTTAGGAGGTTGAGGCTGTAA
- a CDS encoding uncharacterized protein (predicted protein): MACHYQKLLWVALTLGVSVSALPGSSKATRADGSPSPPVATIKSNNAQTETVFVGRSLPEFDQELFLGIKYADKPVRFTPSSLKTSYTADDSDSGAYTASMDDLNISQEAVLYNATEYGYECPGYGSDETKLVDMGLIQLNEDCHNLNIIRPKLHPNETQLLPVMLWIFGGGWQQGATADPR; the protein is encoded by the coding sequence ATGGCTTGCCATTACCAGAAGCTGTTATGGGTAGCTCTCACCCTTGGGGTGTCTGTTTCTGCTCTTCCAGGTTCATCAAAGGCTACTCGAGCCGATGGAAGCCCATCGCCACCCGTGGCTACCATAAAGTCGAATAATGCGCAGACAGAAACCGTATTCGTCGGTCGTTCTCTGCCCGAATTCGACCAGGAGTTATTCCTCGGCATCAAATACGCAGATAAGCCCGTCCGGTTTACCCCGTCATCCCTGAAGACAAGCTATACTGCCGATGACAGCGACTCTGGGGCATACACGGCCTCTATGGATGACTTGAACATATCTCAAGAAGCAGTACTTTACAATGCTACAGAATACGGCTATGAATGCCCCGGATATGGGTCCGACGAGACCAAACTGGTCGATATGGGCTTAATACAACTCAATGAAGATTGCCATAATCTGAACATTATCAGACCTAAGCTACATCCTAATGAGACCCAGCTGCTCCCGGTCATGTTATGGATTTTCGGAGGTGGATGGCAACAGGGCGCAACGGCGGATCCAAGGTAA
- a CDS encoding uncharacterized protein (predicted protein), with protein MSYIVRQGALNDKPVLGVSINYRLAAFGLLDSEEVRASGNNNLALRDQRNAMRWVKQNIEAFGGDPDKVTIWGESAGAYSVGAHLIANDGDNEGLFRAGGLHPILIDGPVSNSTAIMESGNANGPPWNGTEWYQPMYDRISNKTGYDYL; from the exons ATGAGTTACATTGTTCGCCAGGGTGCGTTGAACGATAAACCTGTTTTGGGAGTTTCAATCAATTACCGTCTGGCAGCTTTTGGTCTTTTGGATTCTGAGGAGGTTCGG GCCTCTGGGAATAACAACCTGGCGCTTCGAGATCAGCGGAATGCTATGCGGTGGGTGAAACAGAACATCGAGGCGTTTGGTGGAGATCCGGATAAGGTCACGATCTGGGGGGAATCTGC GGGTGCCTATAGCGTCGGGGCGCACTTGATCGCTAATGACGGGGATAATGAAGGTCTTTTCCGAGCAGGTGGGCTTCACCCCATTTTGATTGATGGGCCAGTTTCTAATTCAACAGCTATCATGGAATCTGGAAATGCCAATGGGCCTCCCTGGAATGGGACAGAGTGGTACCAGCCAATGTACGATCGCATCTCGAACAAAACAGGGTATGATTATCTTTGA